A window from Temnothorax longispinosus isolate EJ_2023e chromosome 1, Tlon_JGU_v1, whole genome shotgun sequence encodes these proteins:
- the Carpb gene encoding carbonic anhydrase-related protein 10, translating to MAPFSSVFLGVWGVFVVILIKESTPVSWEEWWTYDGISGPAFWGLINPEWWLCNKGRRQSPVNLEPTQLLFDPNLQPLHLDKHRINGVLANTGHSVVFAVENDTRHPVNISGGPLSYRYQFHEIHLHFGADDRIGSEHTVDGHAFPAELQIFGFNSQLYNNFSDALHKAQGIVAVSLLLQLGDLSNPELRTFTQQLDKIKYGGQAMEIKRFGVRELLPDTKHYMTYDGSTTMPACHETTTWIILNKPIYITKQQLHALRQLMQGDEKQPNAPLANNFRPPQPLHHRPVRTNIDFNVQGPKNCPTMNRDIYYKANSWK from the exons ATGGCCCCCTTCAGTTCCGTCTTCCTGGGTGTCTGGGGAGTGTTTGttgtcattttgataaaag AATCGACACCCGTTAGCTGGGAGGAATGGTGGACGTACGACGGTATCTCCG GTCCTGCCTTCTGGGGTCTCATCAACCCGGAATGGTGGCTCTGTAACAAAGGTCGAAGACAATCACCGGTCAATCTCGAGCCTACCCAACTGCTTTTCGACCCGAATTTACAACCGCTTCATCTCGACAAGCACAGAATCAACGGCGTACTGGCGAACACCGGCCACAGCGTCGTGTTCGCCGTGGAGAACGACACCCGCCATCCCGTCAACATTTCCGGCGGTCCGCTCAGTTATCGTTATCAGTTTCACGAGATTCATTTGCACTTCGGCGCGGACGATCGCATCGGCAGCGAGCACACCGTCGACGGACACGCATTTCCCGCCGAG CTTCAGATATTCGGCTTCAACTCGCAGCTCTACAACAACTTTTCGGACGCCCTGCACAAGGCGCAGGGAATCGTGGCGGTATCGCTCCTTTTGCAG ttggGCGACCTCTCGAACCCGGAGCTGAGAACGTTCACGCAGCAGCTGgataaaatcaaatacggAG GGCAGGCCATGGAAATTAAACGTTTCGGGGTGCGCGAACTTCTGCCGGACACGAAGCATTACATGACGTACGACGGCTCCACCACGATGCCGGCGTGTCACGAGACCACCACATGGATCATCCTCAACAAGCCTATATACATCACCAAGCAGCAG CTGCACGCTCTGAGACAATTAATGCAAGGGGACGAAAAGCAGCCAAATGCACCACTTGCAAATAACTTTAGACCACCACAACCCCTTCATCATCGTCCTGTTCGGACAAACATTGATTTCAATGTTCAG GGTCCGAAGAATTGTCCGACGATGAACAGGGACATATATTACAAAg CCAATAGCTGGAAATAA